A window of Vicia villosa cultivar HV-30 ecotype Madison, WI unplaced genomic scaffold, Vvil1.0 ctg.001170F_1_1_3, whole genome shotgun sequence genomic DNA:
TCATAGTTAAACGATACATAATTCAGTACTAAAGATCCAATGCGAAAGCTGTAAAACTGATTAGCAAGTGGACCAAGTAGCAGCCATGGATTCTTTATCAGACACCAAGCATTTTGTCATGGAATGGTTATCAGACAAAAGATCAGACTGAAGTAGTAAAGAATATTAGTATCTGTAGCTATAGATGTGTTGTACATAAAGACGTGCATACTTTAAGATATGTTCCTTGTCAACATTGAAAAACACCATAGAGCTAGCATATAATGGTTTTGATAGAGAAACAGGCAGCAGCATGCACTCACCGCATATTGACTTGATATATGCTTCAATCTTTTGAAGCTTGCGAGTGTCCACATAGGGGCAACATGAATATTGCTTTCATGCTCATTTGAAGTAAACCACTGCATATCCTCCTCAGTAAATTCTAGACATTGTAAAAGGCGTAATTTTGCTGCAGTCACATAAACCTTTTTGCGAAGCGAACGAGCAACCTCCAAGAATAGCCtttcttttcctataaaaacataataaaacacaAGGTGTGGTAATTTTTTCTCATTAGTCTCCCTGTAGTTGGGTAAAGGGCAATATTATCACAAAAGCAACTGCCCAAATActtaaaaactaaaaaactacAGCATATTCAAACAAATATTAAAGGGAAAAGACAAACATTGTTAAGTATAATCATAAATAGCCAGAGAGAGAGATGACTTGAGCTCTACCAATTGTATAGCTGCCAATCAGAAAAAGAGTCTTGGGATTAAAAGCTTCTGCTTGGATGGCGTCAATAACAAATTGTATTACAGCCTCTTGTTTTGGAAAATCATACTGCAATGAAACATATTACAAATTTTCAACATATTTTGCCACTAAAACATAAGAAAATAGTTGAAACTGTAAGAGAACCCAAGGCCTCTGAGAAACGTTGATTCAAGAAAACTTGTCAGGTCAGAAATTGAAAATCAATTCACTTTTACACTGTCTCAAGTAGACGGAGTATAATGTCTTGACAAGTTAACTATTATGTCATGAACATGAACAAGATGAAGTTAAGTTCCAAAGCAAAAACTTAATAAGTCGTGTcatttgaaagaaatcattcattATTCACATATGGACTCACTTGCGGATTGCAGTATGTGGTATCAAGAATTAAAGTATTAATAGGACGTATCTGCAGGAAAGGGTTGTTTGTCATTTCTTCACAATAACGAAAATCACCTGTGTGAAGTACCACCTAGGTAAAAAGAAAACTAGCTAGTAAGTTCTATCAAAACAATGGGTAGCTAGCAAACAATAATTAAGTTCATTAGGAAGTCAGTCCAAGCCACACCTGACCATTCGGAGGTTGAAAGAGTATTATTATGGAACCTGGACAGTGGTTGGCATCCAAGCAAGTCACGCCAATACCAGCTATTTCAACCTTTTGGTTTAGAGGCAAAATATGTAATTTATCATATGGAATCCCTATGTTCATATTTACAAGTCTAGCTGTAACAGAGGAGCAATAGATCTTTCCATGATTGAACGACTTGGTGAGACCTTGATAATCTGCATTCACAAATGAGAACCAACAGCCAAAGACCAAATTGGAAGTCTGATTGTAATAATCTGCTCATAAGGAGCTAAACAcctgaaaattttaatttttttttatttgtagttTTAAGTTGAGTCTCCAATGAGTTTATCATGTAACCTAAAACAcaaattttttttgtaagaacGGGCATCAAAACACCCAAAAGTAATTTAGAAAAAAGACAATCCACACTTTCATACAACATACTTCCTCTATTctttattataagcaaatttttattttctagaTTCATTAAATAAATTATGTATATAGACTATAGAGAGACTAAATACATCAATTATTCaatctaaaaagttaaaatttacttataataAAGAATAAAGAGAGTATATATTTATGCTTTTTTATGTCAGACACACAGGACTATCTCTCACTCTTGTGACTCTGTCATTCGTGCAGAACACATAGCACACCACTTGTCAAAAACTATTTTGTTACCAAAATGTCCATGATGCATGCTTGATCCATCAATATGTAACTGTGAATATACAATCTCAAGAGTGATTGAATAAACTAATCATATGACCAAAGTTGAgtactatgaaaagaaaaatacaaaatcaAAAAATTTAGTAAACTGGCATGTGTTCATAGAGACCTGTGTCAAAGTTATTTAGAGCTTACAGTCTTTGACTATTAAATACTAGTATAGGTAAGTTCTTAATTCTTAAAAGCCAAAActtcaaatctaaactctaatTAAAATTCGACAAAAACAACACTTGAATTAATTAGAATTTAGAGGCTAACCAAATTGAGACAGTTCATGTATCTAAAAAAAGGAtctataaatttatataaatattacatacagAAAAACACATTTGTTGCAAGAAATCAGTAACTGGACCAAGAATTTCTAAATGGTAAAGATTGAATGTCTAATACATGCAGAAAATGACTTACGGTCCATGTGGAAGTGTGTAAGAAACCAGTGGGAACAATCTCCTCTTAGGTATTTGAAAGCATCCTACATAAATTAGATGTGTTACTCAGACACTCAGATCcatatcaaaaaaatatatggCAAAAACCGTGATGAAATACCATAAGTTTCTTAATATCTGTAGTGTACTAGCTATCTACAGATGAATTCATTGTATACACATTTCTTCTATCTTCTACTTTTTTTCCCTAGTTCAGCATGTCAATTTAAAACATGATTGAGAGGTATGCTCAGCTTGAATTATCGTCCAAGGGGCCAGTAATCATTTTCTTGACTGAATGTGATAAATTAATTACCATGCACCGCACATAAAAACCCATTTTTCCTGAGCAATAGTGCATCAGAATACGACATGAATGTAAAGTGAAAAAAAGTTTATTTTCAGACAAGTTAGAAAAAGCCTTCTTTCTAGCTATAAATTATCCACAATGTCCTAGAGGAATGCATCAAAGGAGAGTACACAAAACATATAAACATGTATAAGATAGAATATTACTTACCACACGGAAAGGTGTTCCTTGTATGGTACACCATTTAGGAACATCACGAGTCTTTGTACTTATTGACATATTTTTTGCTTTGCGCTTACGACCAGAAACTGAGCCACTGTTTTTCACTTCAGGTTGTTCTACAGGAGGGGCAGAAACTTTCTTCTCATTGGTAGCAAATCCCGGAAAATATTGAGTGATCAATTTGTTTGCTACTGGCTTAACAGTACCGTCTACTTTTCGTTCAGATTTATCATGTTGCGATCTGACATTCTGATTTCTAATCCTTCTGGGCTCTACCCCAGAATTCTCATTATTTTCATTTGAAGGGGCAATTCCTCTTCTAAGTTCTGACAAGGCATGCACAATCTTTTTTCTGGGACCAAGTGCAGATATACCCATGTTTAAGAGATCCTACAGATATCAAAGGAAAGTAGGGAGGAAAAACTCCAATAACATAATTCTTAAACCTTTTGCAACAAAGCAAAGCAAAGCAAAAAGGCAGGTACTTCATTCAAACAACAACATATTTGTACTTTTATTTTATGCTACCCTTTGAAATTTAGATGTAAAAACCCAAACCAAATGCAATTTTAATTTCTAATAGCATAAATGTTAGTAAGTACTATTCTTCAGATTGTCACTCTAAGGCCTAATTGCAAAATGATTACTTGGTCCAAGAAAGTTGAATATGGTTGTGTTTGTGTGGCAAAACATATGAGCCTAAATATGATGGTATGAGCTGAGGTAATGAACAAACATACACTCACCTCTTCTGTCAGCCATTGCAAGGTATCCCAATCAACTTCTTCCCTAACAAAAACTTCTTCATATTTAGCTAACCCAAGACCACGTATCCAATCAACAACAGGCGAGTCTTTCATCCCAAATTGAGCACCCACCTCGTCACTAGGAAGAGCATCCTGCATAAATTATCAAGATTTTGACAGCATTATCTTATAATCAATGACCAAATTCTACCCATTTCATTCCTCAATTCTTCAACTTTATCCATATATTTTGAATGATAAACTAGAGCGGCAAAAACCTAGCAATTGCAAACCTAAAAACCTATCAAGCTAAAACACTAAAAAAGTAAAATTTATGCACAATTTAACTGCATAGCTATtgttattgataaaaaaataaaaactagaaaAAGCTATCTTACATCTTCTCCAGTTTTATCAAGACATTGATTGGTATGAAGATTCCGCTCTTCCTCCGTTAAATCAGAAATATCATCACCACACAGAGGACAATCAACCGAACTATCAAATTCATCGCGCAAACTCCCCTTCGAACTCGACTCTCCATAACCAAACACGTTACTTCTCGACACCACCAGCTTAGACTCTAACGAATTGTTCGAATAAGCGTGTTTACTATCCTTCTTCAGCTCCGATACAGAAGAACAAACACCTTGAACTGTGGCATCAGAATCTAAGGTGGAAGGAATGAAATCCAAGCTACAGTTACCGACATCGTAACTGTCACTGTGATTGTGAATGGGATTATGAATGGGAGAGAAAGGGGGAATGTTCTCTTTGCCAGGAAACGGTGTCGTTTTGGTTTTGGGTTTTTTGGACGGTCGTTGATTGTTGGAAAGTGAAAGAGGTTGAGTAAGAGGAAGTTCGAAATCGTCGTTGTCGTCGTCGTCGTCGGAGAAGTGAGTGTGATCCAAATTCGCCATGGTTGTAAAGCTTGGTTGTTCTGTAAGATCTTGAACAAGATGTGGATAATGGAAATAAGAATATAATAATAGCGCCTTTTTGAAAAAACGAATGGAGGGAAAgtgaatttttgtttattttgaatcTCCCTCTATTTGCTACATGGGCCAGTAGACAAGCCACAAGCCCATTCCAGTTATTGgcccaataaaaaaatttatttttattaattaataactaGTCTTTACAATATTTTGTATTATTACAAATTGATTTAGTTGAATCTTTTATAGTTGAATGAAAGTTAGTCgaataaaaatatattgaataTGAGATGGGTGAGTTTTATCAAGGTTAGATTATTATGGGAGTGTAAGAAATGGTTAAATGAAATTTAACAATGTAGTGTTTCTCATATGATCCACATTTATAATGTTACTAACTTAAATGATTATCTTGACGAGAGTTTCAAGTAAATAAACAAATAGCATGTGATTGTATATGGAAAGGATTATTATGTTACTAGATGAGTATAAATGGGTCAAACATGGGTATCAAGTACACCAAATAATATGAAGAACCACATATTATTCGCAAAATAGTTTATCAATTTTGAATTTAGGTCACGATTTTTTGGTGGGTATGAGtagttttatatataaatatcacatgtacaaattataaaaataccCAATCAATCAAATAAGTCTGTTTTCGGTAATTTATTCTTTATCTTTCTATTTTATGTATACTTAGGTAATTTTTACACGAGTTAATGAACTTATAACTGAGAGGCGTAGTTTATTGTTTTACGTGATTGTTTGAAATGCATAAGTGACATAGATGAGAGCTATTAGTCGATCATTCAGCTAACTTTCAAGTTCGGTAATAAACTTGACACATATAGTGAACACTATGGCTAACATCACTAAAAAATTGTGTAATTAGATCATTGTTATATTTGACCTATGCATTTGTGTTATAGTAAAAAAAATTCCAACACGGAACAACCAACGGTTTTGGCATCGAATAGGCCAGTCTCTTATAGGCCTAATGATCCACTATAAAAACTAGGAAGGTCAAATTTAGTGGATCATCCTAGTTACTTTAGTAATACTTTGGTTTACCTTGCAAAATAATCAGTGGTGATAATAACCATGTCCTTCGTCGCACAACATGTTGTTATGGAGATACTTACCATCACGTATTAGGTATCTCAACAACTTCTTAATATTATTACATTGAAGGTTTAATGCGAGGTTCGAGATATAAGAGAGATGGATATCAAATGAGTTAATTTGGAAATAATTATATCACTGCTATCATTCAAGGAATCCAAAGGAACCAATGTCTGGCAAACATTAAACGTCAAAATCATTTGGTGTTTGTTATGACAACACACTCTCATGTTTAGTATAATGATATACAAGAAGTGTATTATATTTCTCTGAAATTCGTAGCCTAGTACTTTTTCCCACAATTGAAATTGGAGGATAGCCATTGGAAAATGATGTGTAATTTAGGATAATCTTCAATTTAGATAAATCATACGGTTAGGATGTCTCCTGTTGCGGTAAAACAAATTGATATGTCATAATTTTCTCCGGCTATGACGAAACACAATAGGCAAGCAACATATTTTATGATATAGGAAAAAGGTTGTTGCCTAAGTAGCAGGAATATAAAGAAAAATTATTTGGTTACCACTTGGATCAACAAAACCAACACCATGTATATATGGATCATATTTACGGGTTTTAGACACAACAAGTTAAAATTTATCAAGAATGGTTATTTGAACAGGTGATTGTCTCCTTAATTCAAAACACTATTACGGTCCAATAAATCTACCATCCCTAATGGGTGGATGTCTCTTTATTTGAGAAGAATGTTGTGCAATCTAACTTGCTCATATATCCTTTAAGTATCTTCGACAGAGTTATTGATTTTAATCCCCGACAAGTGGCTACTTTTTAGGAGCTTGTATGTTATCCTTTCAAAATAGAAGACTTGGTTAGAAATTAAGACCCGTTTTTGAGACCCATTCCAGGTGGAATACTAGTGAAAGCTTGTTATCATTTATTGTTCTCTCTAGTGTCATTTATGAGTCCATATATCTTGTTTACCGTCTTCAAATGGGAGTGGGTATTAATTTGtttctttattatttaattaaaaaatatgcacgagtttgttactagtttatttAAGAAgtgaaatatttattaattttctaaaattatttttggaaaattaattttaattaaaaatcagtGACTTTTTCCTTCCTTTTCACTTAACCGCCACGAACACTACAACGACTCCAAGCGCTGCCACACAGTAAATTTCTCACTCGATCTGTTTTTGTTTCACTCTCTCTTTCTACTCATTCCTCTCTGCGACTTCCCGATCCATAACTGACAAACAATATTCCAATCCGATGGCGGCAGATGAGGCGTGGTGTGTCCTCGCCGATTTGGGACCCACCATTGAACTCGAACCCTCTGAACAATTAGGCCTTCTCGGTCAAGCTAATACGTCTCCGTCGATCTTCACAACAAGGCTCAACTCTTGAAAGGTATCTTCAAAACAATTTTCTACATAGATTACATaggttaatttatttttaatctatGCAGCGTTTGAAGGAGTTGAATCTGTGTTTTATATGGCTGCTCCGAACTCTTCTagtaataaatacataaaatcaaaattaataaatatatttataattgttattaatttaaaaataatttataaatcaaatatagTTTAGATAAATAATAGTTTACCAAATATAACTTATATTTTGAGACAAATAAGtagtataataaatataattttgatatatgttattaaattagataataatataatacTTCAATTAGATATCTTTATTTCGTTtccaataaataaaaattataataattaacgaATTGAAAATATGTTTAACACAAATATGTGATGGAGATAGAAACTAAATTGAAAATTGATATGTCTAATGTGTCCACTTTCATTCATAACTattgtatttaatatttattgtatttattatttGAATGTTTCCAATTTTTAATTATTCTGTTTAATGGTAAAGAATGTTGacggtaaattttaaaatttatttttttaaattggaaAATATATGGAGCATTTAATTAAAAAGAATATTACCCAACAAAACAATATTGCATTAATTTGATAAAACAAAATCTGAAACGTTTAGATATAtagattattatttataacaaatagtgaaaaatgatgtttcaAATTTGGTAATATAACACTAAAACAATTGTAACTTATATATtgtatttctttttaaaaaaattgtattaaatcattattattgaATTAGAAACTAAATCATATTATGCAAATCAATTAGTATATGATGTTTGTACATAGactttattactaaaataaatatttttagtcATTTACTAAAAAAAACCTTTATAAGTATTTGTATATGAGAAAAGAACATGAGACTATTATGATAGaaacatacataatttttttatgaaaaatataaatttatcattctttttatatttatacAATTATATATTATCAATTTAGTTAATTAATACACATAATATAAAGTTTTATCACCGTGTTAGTAAGTTTtaagtattataataattttaagtattataataatatattaattttaagtattataataataatatattaaatgtagaaacttttaagtatttgacgggagctgtcatacattttaggtttagaaaaataagttaatatctcaaataggtttaacaAATTTTTCTCTAACtatatttaatttcttaattaaaattatattttttaacttatgaaattatacttttttatattataataatatacattaaatgtAGAAATTTTTAAGCATTTGACCGAAACTCTCATACATTTTAGTTTTAGAAAAAtaagctaatatctcaaataggtttaataaatgtTAGTCTCTAACtatatttaatttcttaattaaaattatatttttttaacttataaaattatatttcttttaacttataaattatattttttattttataactagacgtacacccgtgcgatgcacggttaattctataaaaaataatgataaatgatTAGTGAGGATTTATGTATCCGTGGTTGGTTTTGTAACAGTTAAATATAGTTGGTTTTTTATTGGTTTGATTTAACAATAGTTATTAATTAGTTAatgaattaaattttaattagtaGTTGATGCAATATGTGAACTActttatttttttggatttttttatttaataaaaatgcaTAAATTAATGTCTTATTCTTTTAAGTAAAGTGAAGTTCTATAGcacatattatatttttattggtaaatatttttattattaattaatttaatactattaattattaaataacatATTAAAAAAAACGTATTTCTTTTCATTCATCCTCTCTCACCACAACTTTTCTCACAATTaattactaaaaaataataaaaaaattagcaaacaataaaaataaataaaaaagccaAATCCCAATAATGATAATGAGATTGATACTATCTCTTTAAAACAAAAATGTTACAATTTAAGATGAATTATAAGAGTCAtctatataaatattttagtatattaaataatttaaaatagataAAATGGGGAGGAAGAAAAAAGAACCGTCGTCTATGAATAGTTTTAgatatcttgtattttatataatatttgcaATTGTAAAAACAATGTAAGAAAAATTAtgataacaaaacaacaaataaataatttaaaataaatcaaatgagaaggaagaaagaagaacaatgaaaaaacaaaacaaaaaagctTAGCATATTATTAtcataaaagttataaaaattatGTCAGAATGAAGAGATTTTATAGTTAAAATTGTGGAGATTGGTTAATGGAAAAATAAAGTAAGTAAATGGTGAGTGGGTTGGGGGTAATAGAAACGTGAGTGTGGGTGAGGGAGTTGGGGATGGTATGAATGTGAGTGTGGGTGAGTGGgtttattactttattatatgagattttttaattttttaattaatattagttaattgaaTTAGATTTGATTAGTTAATgaatcaattaaaatatttaatagaaCTTtgaggctaattaatttattatttattataaatattagtaTAAGGATCCACATTTTGTTGATTTAAGTCTTTTAGAATGTAAGGTCAATGTAATGATATTTTTtatgttaataattattataaagctAAATACAAcatgttttaattattatatgagaaaaggggtgatgcactgacagtgtaaaatatttttacactgtcaaccaatcaccacccatgtatccaattaaaccatttttttatttaaaaaaacttaatgacatggcacctttataattttctattggattttacactgtcagtgcactaccttttaactcttattATATAAGTTTTTTAGTCAAGCATAATATGATTTGGATTTGGGAAGTTGGGTTCGCCTAATGAAATTTCTATAgttaatttaattgatatttatttagTGGAACTATGAGGTTATacatattgttaatattattttaataatttaattaacatttatttagtagaattatttttatgttattaattattataaagctAAATAAAaagtgttttaattattatttaagtgTTTTATAATATTTAGTATAAGGTCATGCTAATGAGTGCCCCAGAGgcactggttaagcattccaaattaataaaatattctagattcaatgcattgaatacacctaatcttatttaaaaaagttaattatttatattttcaatgcatttaatacatatattttatgtaaaaacatatctttttaatttattaaacaatgttcaacttacctttttaatcttttaaccagtgtccctggggcactcgttagcctTACGCTTTagtatattataaatttaataggaTTTTTATTGTTAGtttcaatttaatattattataattaatgattaataataaaaggtgttttaattattatttaagtgTTTATGAGAAATGGGTTAGTGGAGTTGGTAGGTTAATATTtagtatattattaatattaatttaataggaTTTTTAGTGTTAGtttcaatttaatattattataattattaattaattaatagttaaattagtTTTGGaggtaattaataattaataggtAAATAAGTTTGTGAGGGAAATTTTTGGGGAAATAAGTGATAGGATTATAACTTAGTATGATAATATACATTAAATGTGGAAATTTTTAGGGCGCGTTTGATTTGCCAAAAAACGAGGTACTGGACAAAACAACTTTTTTTGTACTCTGTTTGATGCAGAAACTAATTATGGTACTGGACAAAAAATATGGCAAGGTACTGGACAAAACCATAGTTTCTTGCCCCCCACTAAACCATGGGACAACTTTTTGTCCCAAACACTAATtatcaacaaaaatatcaaaaaattaatttttattctctttcttattatttaatattttaattcataaatataatattaatatgttatatataaaaaaaatgttataataaaaattatactatttttattcggttcattgacatatcaaataaagtagagaaaaaaatctcaattaattatttttcttctcttctcattatttaatattttgattaaaaaatattaataaaaaaaattatataagaaattatattattttgtctgcTACATAAACATATTAAACAAAGTAGAGTAAAAAAgttatttcttcatcttttttcctccttattatttaatattttcattcataaatattatattttatatatcaataaatagtattatattagaaattatattattttgtttgatgcatagacatatcaagcaaaatcgagaaaATAGTTATCCAGTCTAGTAACCATCAAACACAGTACAATACAAAAAGTTATTTTGTACTGTTCTGTAACTGTTCTGTCCAGTACTTCATATTTTGCAAATCAAACTTACCCTTAAGCATTTACATTTTAGGTTTGggaaaatgggctaatatctcaaatattgtgtttattaattaaaatcttacaattaaataatatattaatttaattttaaaatcttccAATTATTGTGTTTAATCGTAAAAGATGTTGATAGTAAATTTACATTTAATTAGAAAGAGTATTAtccaacaaaaaataaatattttatgctttattactaaaataaatattttagtcatttactaaagttttatttaagtttttctttttaaaatttagtaatacattaactataattaaaactactattaaaatataataaattatattaaaattttaatttattaaaaaatgttagttttttctatgataaaattattatttatgctaaaaagtgttataaatatttgtatatgataaaagaacatgacacaattatgatagaaacatacataaatttattatgaaaaatagaaaattgtcattctttttacatttttacaattatatattatcattttatttaattagtacacataatataaagttttatcaccgcatcaaaaataagttttgactctatataaaaatgtaaaaaataaaatacattaattataataatacatTAAACATAGAAATTTTTAAGCATTTGACGCGAGTTGTCATACATTTTACGTTtaaaaaatgagctaatatcttaaataggtttaataaattttattctctaactatatttaatttcttaattaaaataatatttttttaaacttataaataatattttttatattataataatatgcattaaatgtagaaagttttaagcatttgacgggagctgtcatacattttatatttgggaaaatgggctaatatcttaaataggtttaaattttttttagaattaacttATTTGGATTCAACTGTGAtttcttaactcatctgaattgacgggtagatgtgaaagtatctatgagatacagttattgacagatcattttgacgggagctgtcatacattttaggtctgaaaaaatgagctaatatctcaaataggtttattaaattttattctctaactatgtctaatttcttaattaaaattatatttttttaaacttataaattatattttttttatattataataatatgcattaaatgtaTAAACTTTCAAACATTTGacgggagctgtcatacattttataTTTGGGAAAATAGGCTAATATCTTAAATaggtttaaatgttttttttagaattaacttatttggattcaaatgggtttcttaactcatctgaattgacgggtagatatTTGCATTGACGGGTAGATGCGAAAGTATCTATGAGATACAATTATTGACAGATCATTTTGACGtgagctgtcatacattttaggtttgaaaaaatgagctaatatctcaaataggtttaataaattttattctctaactacgtctaattttttaattaaaattttatttttttaaacttataaattatatttgttatattataataatatgcattaaatgtagaaacttttaagcatttgATGGGAGCTGTCATACCTTTTATATTTGggaaaatgagctaatatcttaattaggtttaaattttttaagaatTAACTAGTTTGGATTCAAATGTGGtttcttaactcatctgaattgacgggtagatgtgaaagtatctatgagatacagttattgacagatcattttaatgtctatattttaactatttcttttgttattgttttataaaattgaatttataaaaataatagacgggtagatgtgaacgtatctatgagataccaatTATTGATttatcattttaatgtctatcttttaactatttcttttgttactgttttataaaattgaagttataaaaataattatacggcttattataaatat
This region includes:
- the LOC131633747 gene encoding DNA cross-link repair protein SNM1-like codes for the protein MANLDHTHFSDDDDDNDDFELPLTQPLSLSNNQRPSKKPKTKTTPFPGKENIPPFSPIHNPIHNHSDSYDVGNCSLDFIPSTLDSDATVQGVCSSVSELKKDSKHAYSNNSLESKLVVSRSNVFGYGESSSKGSLRDEFDSSVDCPLCGDDISDLTEEERNLHTNQCLDKTGEDDALPSDEVGAQFGMKDSPVVDWIRGLGLAKYEEVFVREEVDWDTLQWLTEEDLLNMGISALGPRKKIVHALSELRRGIAPSNENNENSGVEPRRIRNQNVRSQHDKSERKVDGTVKPVANKLITQYFPGFATNEKKVSAPPVEQPEVKNSGSVSGRKRKAKNMSISTKTRDVPKWCTIQGTPFRVDAFKYLRGDCSHWFLTHFHMDHYQGLTKSFNHGKIYCSSVTARLVNMNIGIPYDKLHILPLNQKVEIAGIGVTCLDANHCPGSIIILFQPPNGQVVLHTGDFRYCEEMTNNPFLQIRPINTLILDTTYCNPQYDFPKQEAVIQFVIDAIQAEAFNPKTLFLIGSYTIGKERLFLEVARSLRKKVYVTAAKLRLLQCLEFTEEDMQWFTSNEHESNIHVAPMWTLASFKRLKHISSQYASRFSLIVAFSPTGWTFGKGKKKSPGRRWQQGTIIRYEVPYSEHSSFTELKEFVNFVSPNNIIPSVNNDGPESADAMVSLLST